From a single Scylla paramamosain isolate STU-SP2022 chromosome 28, ASM3559412v1, whole genome shotgun sequence genomic region:
- the LOC135114728 gene encoding uncharacterized protein LOC135114728 isoform X1, with amino-acid sequence MAPHRECPSRWFLVLLVIVAAAGRVHGEGSEKLSRCEVRAEKCCKYPMFSPSFFECCNKVGCCPRRCMEEAPQSSEESTEVDSAANASPSESEEECKVGRVCCRFRPYTVEYTQCCERHQCRPSCHSVPEGCCYNKKTWKWGSVVEAVDEDCVDIKCAAERVDYWPYLITRLVIVPQTGVLCSEPKCGDCNEWRCVDETGMLREEGEKFYMGRCRRCECLPAGRIRCVSVDHVCPPLPKVTPRYCDVVRGLCCDTLNCSVERTCRDLNNQERGLYTTWRSDPCTTHRCTLAGIVTERESCSPMPHPNCMKEEEYNNLISSEEKSEESGGTGSGEGSGGTGSGEGSGGTGSGEGSGGTGSGEGSGGTGYDTGEGSGASGGGTGTGEGSGEGGGGAISGEDSGGSNSLEEEFQCCPKWKCGLDCRLVRCSMVPPGEDCVEVYEPLACCPDWNCSGCMDRHRQYHPLGSVWHPTPCTTLSCSPLGIVNITKPCKPKPHDICFEEPSEDGCCPVYNCGGCVDEDNIFHPMFSKWKVTDCNHLACTTNGIIPWEPECPPKPHENCRRGPKGLDCCPEWECGLDCRVVRCAGPPHSGCIPHMDPAACCPSWECKTCVDEEGRRRPLGNTWRTDDPCTNKTCTETGVVMVSASCALSSPPREGCFKYTPEGECCPRWNCSGCLDDNGIFHRIFEAWSSDACTRHFCASSGIITQELECPPLGRIPHPNCVTHLEPGECCSRWKCGPDCRLVFCPQRPEGNCTSHRPPLACCDQYECSGCTDDQGRKRSPGDTWFTPPCYLHVCRNEGVVTHDFCDTVSPSPYYSNLGKRSAGFDESASGPESKKAETAGASPPEQAPAPE; translated from the exons ATGGCGCCTCATCGTGAGTGTCCCTCTCGTTGGTTTCTCGTACTGCTGGTGATCGTGGCTGCCGCTGGCCGCGTGCATGGCGAAG GGAGTGAGAAGCTTTCGCGGTGTGAAGTGCGGGCGGAGAAATGCTGCAAGTACCCGATGTTTTCGCCTTCGTTTTTTGAGTGTTGTAATAAGGTGGGATGCTGCCCACGCAGGTGCATGGAGGAGGCACCACAGTCCAGTGAAGAATCCACTGAAGTAGATTCCGCTGCGAATG CATCGCCATCGGAATCGGAGGAAGAGTGTAAGGTAGGGAGAGTTTGCTGCCGCTTTCGCCCCTATACCGTGGAGTATACGCAGTGTTGTGAGAGGCACCAGTGCCGCCCTTCCTGTCATAGCGTTCCCGAAG GTTGCTGCTACAACAAGAAGACTTGGAAGTGGGGCAgcgtggtggaggcggtggacgAGGACTGTGTAGACATTAAATGTGCTGCTGAAAGGGTTGACTACTGGCCCTACCTCATAACGAGGCTGGTGATTGTTCCTCAGACAGGCGTGCTGTGTTCTG AGCCAAAGTGTGGGGACTGTAATGAATGGCGGTGCGTGGATGAAACGGGAATGCTGCGGGAGGAAGGCGAGAAGTTTTACATGGGCAGGTGTCGGAGGTGCGAGTGCCTTCCTGCTGGGAGGATAAGGTGCGTGTCGGTGGATCACGTGTGTCCGCCTCTCCCCAAGGTCACCCCACGTTACTGCGATGTGGTGAGAGGACTGTGCTGTGACACACTGAACTGTTCCGTGGAGCG CACCTGCCGTGACCTCAACAATCAAGAGCGTGGCCTATACACCACCTGGAGGAGCGACCCGTGCACCACCCACAGGTGTACGTTAGCCGGCATTGTCACTGAACGGGAGTCCTGCAGCCCAATGCCACACCCTAACtgcatgaaagaagaggaatataacAACCTTATTTCCTCCGAGGAGAAGAGCGAAGAGAGCGGCGGCACTGGTTCTGGCGAAGGGAGCGGCGGCACTGGTTCTGGCGAAGGGAGCGGCGGCACTGGTTCTGGCGAAGGGAGCGGCGGCACTGGCTCTGGCGAAGGGAGCGGCGGCACTGGCTATGATACTGGCGAAGGGAGCGGCGCCTCTGGCGGTGGCACTGGTACTGGTGAAGGAAGTGGCGAAGGGGGCGGCGGCGCTATCTCTGGCGAAGACAGCGGGGGATCAAATTCCTTGGAAGAGGAGTTCCAGTGCTGCCCTAAGTGGAAGTGCGG ACTGGACTGTCGCCTAGTTCGATGTTCGATGGTGCCTCCTGGGGAGGACTGCGTGGAGGTGTATGAACCTCTCGCCTGCTGCCCTGATTGGAATTGCAG CGGGTGTATGGACAGACACCGCCAGTACCACCCTTTGGGCAGCGTGTGGCACCCGACACCCTGTACGACCCTCTCCTGCAGTCCTTTGGGCATCGTGAACATCACGAAGCCCTGCAAGCCGAAGCCACACGACATCTGCTTTGAGGAACCATCGGAGGACGGCTGCTGCCCTGTCTACAATTGTGG CGGGTGTGTGGACGAGGACAACATCTTCCACCCGATGTTCAGTAAGTGGAAAGTGACAGACTGCAATCATCTCGCCTGCACAACAAATGGCATCATTCCCTGGGAGCCGGAGTGTCCACCGAAGCCCCACGAGAATTGCCGCAGAGGACCCAAGGGCTTGGACTGCTGCCCTGAGTGGGAATGTGG ACTGGATTGTCGTGTTGTGAGATGCGCCGGACCCCCCCACAGCGGCTGCATCCCACACATGGACCCAGCGGCTTGTTGCCCGAGTTGGGAATGCAA GACGTGTGTGGACGAGGAGGGTCGCAGGCGGCCGTTGGGCAACACTTGGCGTACGGATGACCCGTGCACAAACAAGACCTGCACGGAGACTGGAGTCGTTATGGTTAGTGCCTCGTGTGCGCTGAGCAGCCCCCCGCGTGAGGGGTGCTTCAAGTACACCCCTGAGGGAGAGTGTTGTCCCCGGTGGAACTGCAG CGGATGTTTGGATGATAATGGAATCTTTCACCGGATCTTTGAAGCGTGGAGCAGTGACGCTTGCACCAGACACTTCTGCGCCTCGTCCGGCATAATTACACAGGAGTTGGAGTGTCCACCTTTGGGTCGCATACCTCACCCGAACTGTGTCACGCACCTGGAGCCCGGGGAATGTTGCTCCAGATGgaagtgtgg ACCAGACTGCAGGCTCGTATTCTGTCCACAACGTCCTGAAGGAAACTGCACGAGCCACCGTCCTCCCCTGGCGTGCTGTGACCAATACGAGTGCAG CGGTTGCACGGACGATCAGGGCAGGAAGCGCAGCCCAGGCGACACCTGGTTCACGCCACCTTGCTACCTGCACGTCTGCCGGAATGAAGGAGTAGTCACCCATGATTTTTGTGACACTGTTTCCCCGTCTCCTTATTATTCCAACCTG GGAAAACGATCAGCTGGGTTTGATGAGTCTGCCTCTGGTCCTGAAAGCAAGAAGGCGGAGACAGCCGGGGCGTCGCCACCTGAGCAGGCCCCGGCACCTGAGTGA
- the LOC135114728 gene encoding spore coat protein SP87-like isoform X2, protein MAPHRECPSRWFLVLLVIVAAAGRVHGEASPSESEEECKVGRVCCRFRPYTVEYTQCCERHQCRPSCHSVPEGCCYNKKTWKWGSVVEAVDEDCVDIKCAAERVDYWPYLITRLVIVPQTGVLCSEPKCGDCNEWRCVDETGMLREEGEKFYMGRCRRCECLPAGRIRCVSVDHVCPPLPKVTPRYCDVVRGLCCDTLNCSVERTCRDLNNQERGLYTTWRSDPCTTHRCTLAGIVTERESCSPMPHPNCMKEEEYNNLISSEEKSEESGGTGSGEGSGGTGSGEGSGGTGSGEGSGGTGSGEGSGGTGYDTGEGSGASGGGTGTGEGSGEGGGGAISGEDSGGSNSLEEEFQCCPKWKCGLDCRLVRCSMVPPGEDCVEVYEPLACCPDWNCSGCMDRHRQYHPLGSVWHPTPCTTLSCSPLGIVNITKPCKPKPHDICFEEPSEDGCCPVYNCGGCVDEDNIFHPMFSKWKVTDCNHLACTTNGIIPWEPECPPKPHENCRRGPKGLDCCPEWECGLDCRVVRCAGPPHSGCIPHMDPAACCPSWECKTCVDEEGRRRPLGNTWRTDDPCTNKTCTETGVVMVSASCALSSPPREGCFKYTPEGECCPRWNCSGCLDDNGIFHRIFEAWSSDACTRHFCASSGIITQELECPPLGRIPHPNCVTHLEPGECCSRWKCGPDCRLVFCPQRPEGNCTSHRPPLACCDQYECSGCTDDQGRKRSPGDTWFTPPCYLHVCRNEGVVTHDFCDTVSPSPYYSNLGKRSAGFDESASGPESKKAETAGASPPEQAPAPE, encoded by the exons ATGGCGCCTCATCGTGAGTGTCCCTCTCGTTGGTTTCTCGTACTGCTGGTGATCGTGGCTGCCGCTGGCCGCGTGCATGGCGAAG CATCGCCATCGGAATCGGAGGAAGAGTGTAAGGTAGGGAGAGTTTGCTGCCGCTTTCGCCCCTATACCGTGGAGTATACGCAGTGTTGTGAGAGGCACCAGTGCCGCCCTTCCTGTCATAGCGTTCCCGAAG GTTGCTGCTACAACAAGAAGACTTGGAAGTGGGGCAgcgtggtggaggcggtggacgAGGACTGTGTAGACATTAAATGTGCTGCTGAAAGGGTTGACTACTGGCCCTACCTCATAACGAGGCTGGTGATTGTTCCTCAGACAGGCGTGCTGTGTTCTG AGCCAAAGTGTGGGGACTGTAATGAATGGCGGTGCGTGGATGAAACGGGAATGCTGCGGGAGGAAGGCGAGAAGTTTTACATGGGCAGGTGTCGGAGGTGCGAGTGCCTTCCTGCTGGGAGGATAAGGTGCGTGTCGGTGGATCACGTGTGTCCGCCTCTCCCCAAGGTCACCCCACGTTACTGCGATGTGGTGAGAGGACTGTGCTGTGACACACTGAACTGTTCCGTGGAGCG CACCTGCCGTGACCTCAACAATCAAGAGCGTGGCCTATACACCACCTGGAGGAGCGACCCGTGCACCACCCACAGGTGTACGTTAGCCGGCATTGTCACTGAACGGGAGTCCTGCAGCCCAATGCCACACCCTAACtgcatgaaagaagaggaatataacAACCTTATTTCCTCCGAGGAGAAGAGCGAAGAGAGCGGCGGCACTGGTTCTGGCGAAGGGAGCGGCGGCACTGGTTCTGGCGAAGGGAGCGGCGGCACTGGTTCTGGCGAAGGGAGCGGCGGCACTGGCTCTGGCGAAGGGAGCGGCGGCACTGGCTATGATACTGGCGAAGGGAGCGGCGCCTCTGGCGGTGGCACTGGTACTGGTGAAGGAAGTGGCGAAGGGGGCGGCGGCGCTATCTCTGGCGAAGACAGCGGGGGATCAAATTCCTTGGAAGAGGAGTTCCAGTGCTGCCCTAAGTGGAAGTGCGG ACTGGACTGTCGCCTAGTTCGATGTTCGATGGTGCCTCCTGGGGAGGACTGCGTGGAGGTGTATGAACCTCTCGCCTGCTGCCCTGATTGGAATTGCAG CGGGTGTATGGACAGACACCGCCAGTACCACCCTTTGGGCAGCGTGTGGCACCCGACACCCTGTACGACCCTCTCCTGCAGTCCTTTGGGCATCGTGAACATCACGAAGCCCTGCAAGCCGAAGCCACACGACATCTGCTTTGAGGAACCATCGGAGGACGGCTGCTGCCCTGTCTACAATTGTGG CGGGTGTGTGGACGAGGACAACATCTTCCACCCGATGTTCAGTAAGTGGAAAGTGACAGACTGCAATCATCTCGCCTGCACAACAAATGGCATCATTCCCTGGGAGCCGGAGTGTCCACCGAAGCCCCACGAGAATTGCCGCAGAGGACCCAAGGGCTTGGACTGCTGCCCTGAGTGGGAATGTGG ACTGGATTGTCGTGTTGTGAGATGCGCCGGACCCCCCCACAGCGGCTGCATCCCACACATGGACCCAGCGGCTTGTTGCCCGAGTTGGGAATGCAA GACGTGTGTGGACGAGGAGGGTCGCAGGCGGCCGTTGGGCAACACTTGGCGTACGGATGACCCGTGCACAAACAAGACCTGCACGGAGACTGGAGTCGTTATGGTTAGTGCCTCGTGTGCGCTGAGCAGCCCCCCGCGTGAGGGGTGCTTCAAGTACACCCCTGAGGGAGAGTGTTGTCCCCGGTGGAACTGCAG CGGATGTTTGGATGATAATGGAATCTTTCACCGGATCTTTGAAGCGTGGAGCAGTGACGCTTGCACCAGACACTTCTGCGCCTCGTCCGGCATAATTACACAGGAGTTGGAGTGTCCACCTTTGGGTCGCATACCTCACCCGAACTGTGTCACGCACCTGGAGCCCGGGGAATGTTGCTCCAGATGgaagtgtgg ACCAGACTGCAGGCTCGTATTCTGTCCACAACGTCCTGAAGGAAACTGCACGAGCCACCGTCCTCCCCTGGCGTGCTGTGACCAATACGAGTGCAG CGGTTGCACGGACGATCAGGGCAGGAAGCGCAGCCCAGGCGACACCTGGTTCACGCCACCTTGCTACCTGCACGTCTGCCGGAATGAAGGAGTAGTCACCCATGATTTTTGTGACACTGTTTCCCCGTCTCCTTATTATTCCAACCTG GGAAAACGATCAGCTGGGTTTGATGAGTCTGCCTCTGGTCCTGAAAGCAAGAAGGCGGAGACAGCCGGGGCGTCGCCACCTGAGCAGGCCCCGGCACCTGAGTGA